A stretch of the Meles meles chromosome 19, mMelMel3.1 paternal haplotype, whole genome shotgun sequence genome encodes the following:
- the CCDC9 gene encoding coiled-coil domain-containing protein 9 isoform X3, which yields MSATLDLKSKEEKDAELDKRIEALRRKNEALIRRYQEIEEDRKKAELEGVAVTAPRKGRSVEKENVAVEAEKNLGPSRKSPGTPRPPGASKGGRTPPQQGGRAGMGRATRSWEASSGEQPRGGAGGRGRRGRARGSPHLSGAGDASAADRKSKEWEERRRQNIEKMNEEMEKIAEYERNQREGVLEPNPVRNFLDDPRRRSGPLEEPERDRREGSRRHGRNWGGPDFERVRCGLEQERQGRRAGLGSAGDMTLSMTGRERSEYLRWKQEREKIDQERLQRHRKPTGQWRREWDAEKTDGMFKDGPAAALEPSHRYDDQAWTRPPKPPTFREFLSQHKAEVSRRRRKSSRPQTKAAPRAYSDHDDRWETKEAVSPAPEAPQPTPLEETAPQPLETPAPPAHRPPEDEGEEDEGEDEEWEDVSEEEEEEEEVEEEEEEADEEEEEPAPDHQPREVEATRSPTRSRTGSPTGGDQPAPASLESGPSLPGTQKAEEERSDAAPEAGTEGQETAEITDFQRASPNS from the exons ATG TCAGCCACACTGGATCTGAAATCGAAGGAGGAGAAGGATGCTGAGTTGGACAAGAGGATCGAGGCTCTTCGGCGAAAGAATGAGGCCCTCATCCGGCGCTACCAG GAAATCGAGGAGGACCGGAAAAAAGCTGAACTCGAGGGAGTGGCTGTGACAGCTCCCCGGAAGGGCCGCTCCGTGGAGAAGGAGAACGTGGCGGTGGAGGCG gaGAAGAACTTGGGTCCCTCCCGGAAGTCTCCTGGGACCCCACGACCTCCAGGGGCCAGCAAGGGAGGCCGGACGCCCCCCCAGCAGGGAGGTCGGGCAGGCATGGGCCGGGCGACCCGCAGCTGGGAGGCCagttctggggagcagcctcgagGAGGAGCTGGGGGCCGTGGCCGGAGGGGCCGGGCCAGGGGGTCCCCTCATCTCTCTGGAGCTGGAGATGCCTCAGCTGCCGACCGCAAATCCAAG gAGTGGGAGGAGCGGCGCCGGCAGAATATCGAGAAGAtgaatgaggagatggagaagataGCCGAGTATGAGCGCAACCAGCGG GAAGGTGTGCTGGAGCCCAACCCAGTGCGGAACTTCCTGGATGACCCCCGACGACGGAGCGGGCCCCTGGAGGAGCCTGAGCGGGACCGGCGGGAAGGCAGCCGCCGGCATGGGCGCAACTGGGGGGGCCCCGACTTCGAGCGGGTGCGCTGCGGCCTGGAGCAGGAACGGCAG GGCCGCCGGGCCGGCCTAGGCAGTGCTGGTGACATGACGCTGTCCATGACGGGCCGGGAGCGGTCAGAGTATCTGCgctggaagcaggagagggagaagattgACCAGGAGCGGCTGCAGAGACACCGCAAGCCCACTGGCCAGTGGCGGCGGGAGTGGGATGCCGAGAAGACCGACGGGAT gTTCAAGGATGGCCCAGCTGCTGCCCTCGAACCATCCCACCGCTATG ATGACCAGGCCTGGACACggccccccaagccccccactttCAGGGAGTTCCTGTCCCAGCACAAAGCTGAGGTCAGccgcaggaggaggaagagtagCCGACCCCAGACCAAGGCAGCCCCTCGTGCCTACAG TGACCATGATGACCGCTGGGAAACGAAGGAGGCAGTGTCCCCAGCCCCTGAGGCCCCCCAGCCCACTCCGCTTGAGGAGACGGCCCCTCAG CCGCTGGAGACCCCCGCTCCTCCTGCCCACCGGCCCCCTGAGGACGAGGGGGAGGAGGACGAGGGGGAGGATGAGGAGTGGGAAGATgtgagtgaggaggaggaggaggaagaggaggttgaggaagaagaagaagaggctgatgaggaggaggaagaaccaGCCCCAGACCACCAACCCCGGGAGGTAGAGGCCACCAGAAGCCCTACGAGAAGCCGCACCGGAAGTCCCACCG gaggTGACCAgccagcccctgcctccctggAGAGTGGGCCCAGCCTCCCAGGAACCCAGAAAGCTGAGGAGGAAAGGTCTGACGCAGCTCCAG AGGCGGGCACCGAGGGCCAGGAAACCGCGGAGATCACCGACTTCCAGAGG GCCTCCCCGAATTCCTGA
- the CCDC9 gene encoding coiled-coil domain-containing protein 9 isoform X1, whose translation MSATLDLKSKEEKDAELDKRIEALRRKNEALIRRYQEIEEDRKKAELEGVAVTAPRKGRSVEKENVAVEAEKNLGPSRKSPGTPRPPGASKGGRTPPQQGGRAGMGRATRSWEASSGEQPRGGAGGRGRRGRARGSPHLSGAGDASAADRKSKEWEERRRQNIEKMNEEMEKIAEYERNQREGVLEPNPVRNFLDDPRRRSGPLEEPERDRREGSRRHGRNWGGPDFERVRCGLEQERQGRRAGLGSAGDMTLSMTGRERSEYLRWKQEREKIDQERLQRHRKPTGQWRREWDAEKTDGMFKDGPAAALEPSHRYDDQAWTRPPKPPTFREFLSQHKAEVSRRRRKSSRPQTKAAPRAYSDHDDRWETKEAVSPAPEAPQPTPLEETAPQVRRALVAGEGAWGCSGPTSSPRPASCSPQPLETPAPPAHRPPEDEGEEDEGEDEEWEDVSEEEEEEEEVEEEEEEADEEEEEPAPDHQPREVEATRSPTRSRTGSPTGEQADTEPSRPEKPPPLPQAPATPSSPFSPPGDHQPVSDWGEEMELNSPRDAHPAGALAPGEAWPFGNA comes from the exons ATG TCAGCCACACTGGATCTGAAATCGAAGGAGGAGAAGGATGCTGAGTTGGACAAGAGGATCGAGGCTCTTCGGCGAAAGAATGAGGCCCTCATCCGGCGCTACCAG GAAATCGAGGAGGACCGGAAAAAAGCTGAACTCGAGGGAGTGGCTGTGACAGCTCCCCGGAAGGGCCGCTCCGTGGAGAAGGAGAACGTGGCGGTGGAGGCG gaGAAGAACTTGGGTCCCTCCCGGAAGTCTCCTGGGACCCCACGACCTCCAGGGGCCAGCAAGGGAGGCCGGACGCCCCCCCAGCAGGGAGGTCGGGCAGGCATGGGCCGGGCGACCCGCAGCTGGGAGGCCagttctggggagcagcctcgagGAGGAGCTGGGGGCCGTGGCCGGAGGGGCCGGGCCAGGGGGTCCCCTCATCTCTCTGGAGCTGGAGATGCCTCAGCTGCCGACCGCAAATCCAAG gAGTGGGAGGAGCGGCGCCGGCAGAATATCGAGAAGAtgaatgaggagatggagaagataGCCGAGTATGAGCGCAACCAGCGG GAAGGTGTGCTGGAGCCCAACCCAGTGCGGAACTTCCTGGATGACCCCCGACGACGGAGCGGGCCCCTGGAGGAGCCTGAGCGGGACCGGCGGGAAGGCAGCCGCCGGCATGGGCGCAACTGGGGGGGCCCCGACTTCGAGCGGGTGCGCTGCGGCCTGGAGCAGGAACGGCAG GGCCGCCGGGCCGGCCTAGGCAGTGCTGGTGACATGACGCTGTCCATGACGGGCCGGGAGCGGTCAGAGTATCTGCgctggaagcaggagagggagaagattgACCAGGAGCGGCTGCAGAGACACCGCAAGCCCACTGGCCAGTGGCGGCGGGAGTGGGATGCCGAGAAGACCGACGGGAT gTTCAAGGATGGCCCAGCTGCTGCCCTCGAACCATCCCACCGCTATG ATGACCAGGCCTGGACACggccccccaagccccccactttCAGGGAGTTCCTGTCCCAGCACAAAGCTGAGGTCAGccgcaggaggaggaagagtagCCGACCCCAGACCAAGGCAGCCCCTCGTGCCTACAG TGACCATGATGACCGCTGGGAAACGAAGGAGGCAGTGTCCCCAGCCCCTGAGGCCCCCCAGCCCACTCCGCTTGAGGAGACGGCCCCTCAGGTAAGGCGGGCTCTCGTcgcgggggagggggcgtgggGGTGCTCGGGGCCCACCTCCTCTCCCCGACCTGCCTCGTGTTCCCCACAGCCGCTGGAGACCCCCGCTCCTCCTGCCCACCGGCCCCCTGAGGACGAGGGGGAGGAGGACGAGGGGGAGGATGAGGAGTGGGAAGATgtgagtgaggaggaggaggaggaagaggaggttgaggaagaagaagaagaggctgatgaggaggaggaagaaccaGCCCCAGACCACCAACCCCGGGAGGTAGAGGCCACCAGAAGCCCTACGAGAAGCCGCACCGGAAGTCCCACCGGTGAGCAGGCTGACACAGAGCCGTCCAGGCCAGAGAAGCCCCCGCCACTGCCCCAGGCCCCTGCCACGCCTTCTAGCCCCTTTTCACCCCCTGGGGACCACCAGCCTGTGTCTGACTGGGGTGAAGAGATGGAGCTGAATTCTCCCCGGGATGCCCACCCGGCCGGTGCCCTGGCCCCGGGCGAGGCCTGGCCTTTTGGAAATGCATGA
- the CCDC9 gene encoding coiled-coil domain-containing protein 9 isoform X2: protein MSATLDLKSKEEKDAELDKRIEALRRKNEALIRRYQEIEEDRKKAELEGVAVTAPRKGRSVEKENVAVEAEKNLGPSRKSPGTPRPPGASKGGRTPPQQGGRAGMGRATRSWEASSGEQPRGGAGGRGRRGRARGSPHLSGAGDASAADRKSKEWEERRRQNIEKMNEEMEKIAEYERNQREGVLEPNPVRNFLDDPRRRSGPLEEPERDRREGSRRHGRNWGGPDFERVRCGLEQERQGRRAGLGSAGDMTLSMTGRERSEYLRWKQEREKIDQERLQRHRKPTGQWRREWDAEKTDGMFKDGPAAALEPSHRYDDQAWTRPPKPPTFREFLSQHKAEVSRRRRKSSRPQTKAAPRAYSDHDDRWETKEAVSPAPEAPQPTPLEETAPQPLETPAPPAHRPPEDEGEEDEGEDEEWEDVSEEEEEEEEVEEEEEEADEEEEEPAPDHQPREVEATRSPTRSRTGSPTGEQADTEPSRPEKPPPLPQAPATPSSPFSPPGDHQPVSDWGEEMELNSPRDAHPAGALAPGEAWPFGNA, encoded by the exons ATG TCAGCCACACTGGATCTGAAATCGAAGGAGGAGAAGGATGCTGAGTTGGACAAGAGGATCGAGGCTCTTCGGCGAAAGAATGAGGCCCTCATCCGGCGCTACCAG GAAATCGAGGAGGACCGGAAAAAAGCTGAACTCGAGGGAGTGGCTGTGACAGCTCCCCGGAAGGGCCGCTCCGTGGAGAAGGAGAACGTGGCGGTGGAGGCG gaGAAGAACTTGGGTCCCTCCCGGAAGTCTCCTGGGACCCCACGACCTCCAGGGGCCAGCAAGGGAGGCCGGACGCCCCCCCAGCAGGGAGGTCGGGCAGGCATGGGCCGGGCGACCCGCAGCTGGGAGGCCagttctggggagcagcctcgagGAGGAGCTGGGGGCCGTGGCCGGAGGGGCCGGGCCAGGGGGTCCCCTCATCTCTCTGGAGCTGGAGATGCCTCAGCTGCCGACCGCAAATCCAAG gAGTGGGAGGAGCGGCGCCGGCAGAATATCGAGAAGAtgaatgaggagatggagaagataGCCGAGTATGAGCGCAACCAGCGG GAAGGTGTGCTGGAGCCCAACCCAGTGCGGAACTTCCTGGATGACCCCCGACGACGGAGCGGGCCCCTGGAGGAGCCTGAGCGGGACCGGCGGGAAGGCAGCCGCCGGCATGGGCGCAACTGGGGGGGCCCCGACTTCGAGCGGGTGCGCTGCGGCCTGGAGCAGGAACGGCAG GGCCGCCGGGCCGGCCTAGGCAGTGCTGGTGACATGACGCTGTCCATGACGGGCCGGGAGCGGTCAGAGTATCTGCgctggaagcaggagagggagaagattgACCAGGAGCGGCTGCAGAGACACCGCAAGCCCACTGGCCAGTGGCGGCGGGAGTGGGATGCCGAGAAGACCGACGGGAT gTTCAAGGATGGCCCAGCTGCTGCCCTCGAACCATCCCACCGCTATG ATGACCAGGCCTGGACACggccccccaagccccccactttCAGGGAGTTCCTGTCCCAGCACAAAGCTGAGGTCAGccgcaggaggaggaagagtagCCGACCCCAGACCAAGGCAGCCCCTCGTGCCTACAG TGACCATGATGACCGCTGGGAAACGAAGGAGGCAGTGTCCCCAGCCCCTGAGGCCCCCCAGCCCACTCCGCTTGAGGAGACGGCCCCTCAG CCGCTGGAGACCCCCGCTCCTCCTGCCCACCGGCCCCCTGAGGACGAGGGGGAGGAGGACGAGGGGGAGGATGAGGAGTGGGAAGATgtgagtgaggaggaggaggaggaagaggaggttgaggaagaagaagaagaggctgatgaggaggaggaagaaccaGCCCCAGACCACCAACCCCGGGAGGTAGAGGCCACCAGAAGCCCTACGAGAAGCCGCACCGGAAGTCCCACCGGTGAGCAGGCTGACACAGAGCCGTCCAGGCCAGAGAAGCCCCCGCCACTGCCCCAGGCCCCTGCCACGCCTTCTAGCCCCTTTTCACCCCCTGGGGACCACCAGCCTGTGTCTGACTGGGGTGAAGAGATGGAGCTGAATTCTCCCCGGGATGCCCACCCGGCCGGTGCCCTGGCCCCGGGCGAGGCCTGGCCTTTTGGAAATGCATGA
- the INAFM1 gene encoding putative transmembrane protein INAFM1 — translation MRGTSCVGGGGESPGGAGLSEGPRGRWLRLAPVCAYFLCVSLAAVLLAVYYGLIWVPTRPPAGPAGPPPSAPSSPCAARPGAPPVPAPAAASVPCLLGAPGGPRHQLELPRSRRRRRHSDPSRRPNRQTPRETPEAAGGRGPG, via the coding sequence ATGCGGGGCACGAGCTGCGTGGGCGGCGGCGGCGAGAGCCCGGGTGGCGCCGGGCTGAGCGAAGGCCCGCGGGGCCGCTGGTTGCGCCTCGCCCCGGTCTGCGCCTACTTCCTCTGCGTCTCGTTGGCCGCCGTGCTGCTCGCCGTCTACTACGGACTCATCTGGGTTCCCACGCGGCCCCCCGCGGGGCCCGCCGGCCCGCCGCCCAGCGCGCCGTCCTCTCCGTGCGCCGCCCGTCCGGGCGCGCCGCCTGTCCCGGCGCCCGCCGCTGCCTCGGTCCCCTGTCTCCTGGGAGCCCCCGGCGGGCCGCGACACCAGCTCGAGCTGCcgcgcagccgccgccgccgccgccacagcGACCCCAGCCGCCGCCCGAACCGTCAGACACCCAGAGAGACGCCGGAGGCCGCGGGGGGGCGAGGACCCGGGTAA